A region of uncultured Draconibacterium sp. DNA encodes the following proteins:
- a CDS encoding glycoside hydrolase family 43 protein, protein MKPKSNQHFPILFTLLCATLMIAFIGCNPKKEVPQVFQSFYPGQAWPDADSVHINAHGGGILYYNNTYYWFGEYKSENTSSARVGVNCYSSKDLYNWKPEGVVLPVSDSVGSDIETGCVMERPKVIYNAKTQQFVLYFHLELKGKGYSAARVGIAVSNNVTGPYTYLRSLRPNAEVWPQNMNEEQKNSSVTMADFSEWWTDEWMQAVHDGLFIRRDFDGGQMSRDMTLFVDDDGKAYHIYASEENLTLHIAELSDDYLRYTGKYIRVAPGGHNEAPAIFKKDGKYFMITSGCTGWDPNAARMFTSESIWGPWEQHPNPCVGEEADLTFHSQSTYILPVDGKDDAFIFMADRWTPKKPIEASYIWLPIQFENGLPVLKWMDQWNLSIFDEINELQ, encoded by the coding sequence ATGAAACCAAAATCAAACCAACATTTTCCTATTCTCTTTACTTTGCTTTGCGCCACTTTAATGATTGCATTTATAGGGTGCAACCCGAAAAAAGAAGTGCCGCAGGTTTTTCAAAGTTTTTACCCGGGGCAAGCCTGGCCCGATGCCGACAGTGTGCACATAAACGCCCACGGAGGTGGAATTTTGTACTACAATAACACCTATTATTGGTTTGGCGAATACAAAAGCGAAAATACCAGTTCTGCCCGGGTGGGAGTGAATTGTTATTCCTCAAAGGATTTATACAACTGGAAACCTGAAGGTGTTGTGCTGCCCGTGAGCGATAGTGTTGGAAGCGATATTGAGACCGGTTGTGTAATGGAGCGTCCAAAGGTTATTTACAACGCCAAAACGCAACAATTTGTATTGTATTTTCACCTCGAGCTGAAAGGAAAGGGCTACAGCGCTGCGCGTGTTGGTATTGCGGTTAGCAACAATGTTACCGGGCCTTACACTTATCTGCGTTCATTGCGACCGAATGCAGAAGTTTGGCCACAAAACATGAATGAAGAGCAGAAAAACAGCAGTGTAACTATGGCTGATTTTTCGGAATGGTGGACCGATGAATGGATGCAGGCTGTGCATGATGGATTATTTATCCGACGTGATTTTGATGGCGGGCAGATGTCGCGCGACATGACACTTTTTGTTGACGATGACGGGAAAGCCTATCATATCTATGCATCGGAAGAAAACCTGACACTGCACATTGCCGAACTAAGCGATGATTATTTGAGATACACCGGAAAATACATCCGTGTTGCACCCGGCGGACACAACGAAGCGCCTGCCATTTTCAAAAAAGACGGAAAGTATTTTATGATTACCTCGGGTTGTACAGGTTGGGATCCGAATGCGGCCCGAATGTTTACCTCCGAATCGATTTGGGGCCCCTGGGAACAACATCCAAATCCTTGTGTTGGGGAGGAAGCCGATTTGACTTTCCACTCACAAAGCACATACATTTTACCTGTGGACGGGAAAGACGATGCTTTTATTTTTATGGCCGATCGCTGGACACCAAAAAAGCCCATCGAAGCAAGTTACATTTGGTTGCCCATTCAATTTGAAAACGGATTGCCCGTATTAAAATGGATGGATCAGTGGAACCTCAGCATTTTTGACGAAATAAACGAATTACAATAA
- a CDS encoding glycoside hydrolase family 2 TIM barrel-domain containing protein gives MKKLAVFVLLLLPFIGLAQEPLIQNVYGRSHFTLNGSWNYIIDPFDNGYYDYRLNENPNGFFKNRKAKDKGDLVEYNFDTSPLMVIPSDWNTKNEQLFFYEGSVWFKKDFNYVKKAGQKTFVYFGAVNYDAKVYLNGEKIGEHIGGYTPFNFDITNKVKDGENFLIVRVNNERIPEGVPTVNADWWNYGGITREVLIADVPEVFVEDYLVQLEKGKYDRIAGNVKLNEKVKGKEVILTISELNIEEKLTTDENGYAAFSIKAKPELWSPENPKLYEVVLTANGEEVKDQIGFKNIETRGKAIYLNDEQVFLRGICIHEEAPYRQGRAWNADDAKVLLGWAKDLGCNFVRLAHYPHNEYMVREAEKMGIMVWSEIPVYWTIHWGNEATYANAQRQLSDMIDRDKNRCAISVWSIANETPHSEARDVFLGKLASFAREKDNTRLISMAMEVTGQGNNLSKVEDNMNKYVDIISFNSYHGWYGGTIEDLAKREWEIPYDKPFFISEFGAGALQGKHGDNDEKWTEEYQARLYKETLAMFNKVDGFAGTSPWILVDFYSPRRQLNGIQDFLNRKGLISNNGVKKKAYFELQDFYKKKAAEYK, from the coding sequence ATGAAAAAATTGGCAGTATTTGTATTGCTCCTGTTACCATTTATTGGTTTGGCGCAGGAACCTTTAATTCAAAACGTATATGGCAGAAGTCATTTTACGCTTAATGGTAGCTGGAACTATATTATCGATCCGTTTGATAATGGTTATTACGATTATCGACTGAACGAAAATCCAAATGGTTTTTTTAAAAACAGGAAGGCAAAAGATAAAGGCGACTTAGTTGAGTACAATTTTGATACTTCTCCGTTGATGGTAATCCCTTCTGATTGGAATACAAAAAACGAACAGCTGTTTTTTTACGAAGGCAGCGTGTGGTTTAAAAAAGATTTCAACTACGTTAAAAAGGCCGGACAAAAGACCTTTGTATACTTTGGTGCGGTAAACTACGATGCAAAAGTGTACTTAAACGGAGAGAAGATAGGAGAGCACATTGGTGGATATACGCCGTTTAATTTTGATATAACCAACAAGGTAAAAGATGGCGAAAACTTTTTGATTGTACGTGTAAATAATGAGCGTATTCCCGAAGGAGTTCCAACAGTTAATGCCGACTGGTGGAATTATGGCGGTATTACCCGCGAGGTGCTGATCGCAGATGTTCCGGAGGTGTTTGTGGAAGACTATCTTGTTCAGCTCGAAAAAGGGAAGTACGATCGTATAGCTGGGAATGTAAAACTCAATGAAAAAGTTAAAGGGAAAGAGGTTATACTTACTATCTCGGAACTGAATATTGAAGAGAAACTTACAACAGATGAAAACGGATATGCCGCATTTTCAATAAAAGCAAAGCCTGAACTTTGGAGCCCTGAGAATCCAAAACTTTATGAAGTGGTTCTTACTGCAAACGGTGAAGAGGTAAAAGATCAGATAGGTTTTAAAAATATTGAAACGCGCGGGAAAGCAATTTACCTTAACGACGAGCAAGTTTTTTTGCGTGGAATTTGTATTCATGAAGAAGCGCCTTACCGCCAGGGAAGAGCCTGGAATGCCGACGATGCAAAAGTATTATTGGGCTGGGCCAAAGATCTGGGCTGTAATTTTGTACGTTTAGCCCACTATCCGCATAACGAATATATGGTTCGCGAAGCCGAAAAAATGGGAATTATGGTGTGGTCTGAAATTCCTGTTTACTGGACAATTCACTGGGGAAATGAAGCAACTTATGCCAACGCACAACGTCAGCTTTCGGATATGATCGACCGCGATAAAAACCGCTGTGCCATTTCTGTTTGGTCTATTGCCAATGAAACTCCGCACAGCGAAGCACGCGATGTATTTCTCGGTAAACTGGCTTCGTTTGCGCGTGAAAAAGATAATACCCGCCTGATTAGTATGGCGATGGAAGTTACCGGTCAGGGTAATAACCTGAGCAAGGTTGAAGACAATATGAATAAGTATGTCGACATCATAAGTTTTAACAGCTACCACGGATGGTATGGAGGAACAATCGAGGATCTGGCAAAACGGGAATGGGAAATTCCTTACGATAAACCATTTTTTATCAGCGAATTTGGTGCAGGAGCCCTGCAGGGAAAGCATGGCGATAACGACGAAAAGTGGACGGAAGAGTACCAGGCACGTTTATATAAAGAAACGCTTGCGATGTTTAACAAGGTAGACGGTTTTGCCGGAACCAGCCCATGGATTTTAGTTGACTTTTATTCGCCACGCCGCCAGCTAAACGGTATTCAGGATTTTCTTAACCGCAAAGGACTCATCTCGAATAACGGTGTAAAAAAGAAAGCATATTTCGAATTACAGGATTTTTATAAAAAGAAAGCAGCAGAATACAAATAA